In Arctopsyche grandis isolate Sample6627 unplaced genomic scaffold, ASM5162203v2 HiC_scaffold_334, whole genome shotgun sequence, one DNA window encodes the following:
- the LOC143922082 gene encoding uncharacterized protein LOC143922082, with product MGNSGSTPNKSSDNTSINLKRKKRVKDSKSCSKLPLITPSNKCILRLLKLQKTMRFLALEDNLLGLVELNPHEKDSSKLLLEEQLRGSPLAIGTLEEFIDDDHAIVSSGLGLEYYCVIMSFVDKDLLEPGCTVILNNKDHTVVGVMESDVDPLVSVMKLEKAPTETYADIGGLESQIQEIKESVELPLTNPELFQEMGIKPPKGVILYGLPGTGKTLLAKAVANSTSATFLRIVGSELIQKYLGDGPKLVREMFKVAEAHAPSIIFIDEIDAIGHMRYDTDSSGEKEIQRTMLELLNQLDGFDTRDDIKVIMATNKIEVLDSALIRPGRIDRKIYFGMPDAATKRRIFTIHTGKMTFDKSVILEDLISSKEDLSGADIKAICTEAGMSALRDRRKFVSMADFLKAREKVLYSKQNTIPTGFYS from the coding sequence ATGGGAAACTCTGGCTCGACCCCAAATAAATCATCCGATAACACTTCAATTAATTTGAAGAGAAAGAAAAGAGTGAAAGATTCAAAATCGTGCTCAAAGTTGCCTTTAATTACTCCAAGTAACAAATGTATACTGCGTTTATTGAAATTACAAAAAACAATGCGATTTTTAGCCTTAGAAGACAATCTACTTGGGTTGGTAGAATTAAATCCACATGAAAAAGACTCTTCTAAACTTTTATTAGAAGAACAATTAAGAGGTAGTCCATTAGCTATTGGCACTTTAGAAGAATTTATTGATGATGATCATGCAATTGTTTCTTCTGGTCTTGGACTGGAATATTATTGTGTTATTATGAGTTTTGTAGATAAAGATTTATTAGAGCCTGGTTGTACAgtaatattaaataacaaaGATCACACAGTTGTGGGAGTAATGGAATCGGATGTAGATCCACTAGTATCtgtgatgaaattagaaaaagcaCCAACTGAGACTTATGCTGATATAGGAGGTTTAGAAAGCCAAATACAAGAAATTAAAGAAAGTGTTGAATTACCTTTGACTAATCCTGAATTATTTCAAGAGATGGGAATAAAGCCACCAAAGGGTGTAATTTTATATGGGCTACCCGGTACTGGAAAAACTCTTTTGGCTAAAGCCGTTGCCAATTCCACTTCTGCAACATTTTTAAGGATTGTTGGTTCagaattaattcaaaaatatctTGGTGATGGGCCTAAACTTGTAAGAGAAATGTTTAAAGTTGCTGAAGCTCATGCCCCTtctataatttttattgatgaAATCGATGCTATTGGTCACATGAGATATGACACCGATTCAAGTGGTGAAAAAGAAATTCAGAGAACAATGCTGgaattattaaatcaattagaTGGCTTTGACACGAGAGACGACATAAAAGTTATTATGGCAACTAATAAAATTGAAGTTTTAGATAGTGCATTAATAAGGCCAGGACGTATCGatcgtaaaatttattttggaatGCCGGATGCAGCAACAAAGAGAAGAATTTTTACAATTCACACTGGTAAAATGACTTTTGATAAATCCGTTATTCTTGAAGATTTAATTTCTTCTAAGGAGGATTTGAGTGGTGCTGATATAAAAGCAATTTGCACAGAGGCAGGAATGAGTGCTCTAAGAGATAGAAGAAAGTTTGTTTCTATGGCAGATTTTTTAAAGGCAAGGGAAAAAGTTCTTTACAGCAAGCAAAATACTATTCCTACAGGattttattcttaa